A genomic region of Micromonospora sp. NBRC 110009 contains the following coding sequences:
- a CDS encoding NAD-dependent epimerase/dehydratase family protein: MTDPVHQTALPRRVVVTGAAGKLGRAVVAHLRGVGVDVLAVDRAGGRDPRDVDGEFLVVDLTDYGQVVEAFTGGADEHGGTVDAVVHLAAVPAPGLLPNATTFANNAAATYHTFAAARAAGIKRVVWASSETVLGLPFDTPPPYAPVDEEYPPRPESTYSLNKALEEEMARHFCRWDPELVMVGLRFSNVMDVEDYKGFPSFDADPRLRRWNLWGYIDARDGAQAVERALAHDRPGADVFIIANADTVMSRSSASLLAEVYPGVEVRKELGEHETLLSIDKARRVLGYEPRHSWRDHVGGTGR; the protein is encoded by the coding sequence ATGACCGATCCTGTTCACCAAACCGCACTTCCGCGGCGCGTCGTGGTCACCGGGGCCGCCGGAAAGCTCGGACGTGCCGTGGTCGCGCACCTGCGCGGCGTGGGCGTCGACGTGCTGGCCGTGGACCGCGCCGGCGGGCGTGATCCGCGCGATGTCGACGGCGAGTTCCTCGTGGTCGACCTCACCGACTACGGGCAGGTGGTGGAGGCCTTCACCGGCGGCGCCGACGAGCACGGCGGCACGGTCGACGCGGTCGTACACCTGGCGGCCGTCCCGGCGCCCGGGCTGCTGCCCAACGCGACCACCTTCGCGAACAACGCCGCGGCGACGTACCACACCTTCGCCGCCGCCCGGGCGGCCGGAATCAAACGGGTGGTGTGGGCGTCGAGCGAGACCGTGCTCGGGCTGCCGTTCGACACCCCGCCGCCGTACGCGCCGGTCGACGAGGAGTATCCGCCGCGCCCGGAGTCGACCTACTCGCTGAACAAGGCGCTGGAGGAGGAGATGGCGCGCCACTTCTGCCGGTGGGACCCCGAGTTGGTCATGGTGGGCCTGCGGTTCTCGAACGTCATGGACGTCGAGGACTACAAGGGGTTTCCCTCCTTCGACGCCGACCCGCGGCTGCGCCGCTGGAACCTGTGGGGCTACATCGACGCCCGCGACGGCGCCCAGGCGGTCGAGCGGGCCCTCGCCCATGACCGGCCCGGCGCGGACGTCTTCATCATCGCCAACGCCGACACCGTGATGAGCCGGTCCAGTGCCAGCCTCCTGGCCGAGGTCTACCCCGGTGTCGAGGTCCGCAAGGAACTGGGCGAGCACGAGACCCTGCTCAGCATCGACAAGGCGCGACGGGTGCTTGGCTATGAGCCTCGGCACTCCTGGCGCGACCACGTGGGCGGCACGGGTCGCTGA
- a CDS encoding zinc-dependent alcohol dehydrogenase family protein, which produces MRAVIFDEFGAPPEVRDVPDPVPPPGGAVIRVEATGLCRSDWHGWQGHDPDIRPPHVPGHEFAGVVTAVGAGVHGWRPGDRVTAPFVCACGQCPACLAGDQQVCERQTQPGFTHWGSYAEYVAVHHAEVNLVRLPDELDYPAAAALGCRFATAFRAVVSQGRVAAGEWVAVHGCGGVGLSAVMIAAACGAQVVAVDVAPGALELAKRYGATVCLDGSALTGPGAVAAAVREATGGGAHLSLDALGSHATCTASIESLRRRGRHVQVGLLPPAQGRPTLPMELVIAFELELRGSHGMAAHAYPELLRLVTAGVLRPAELITRTIGLAEAPSALATMDRPGAGGMCLIRPR; this is translated from the coding sequence ATGCGTGCCGTGATCTTCGACGAGTTCGGTGCCCCACCCGAGGTCCGCGACGTCCCGGACCCCGTGCCGCCGCCCGGGGGTGCGGTCATCCGCGTGGAGGCGACCGGATTGTGCCGCAGTGACTGGCACGGTTGGCAGGGACACGATCCGGACATCCGCCCGCCGCACGTCCCCGGGCACGAGTTCGCGGGCGTCGTCACGGCGGTCGGCGCCGGCGTACACGGCTGGCGGCCCGGGGACCGGGTCACCGCGCCCTTCGTCTGCGCGTGCGGGCAGTGCCCGGCCTGCCTGGCGGGCGACCAGCAGGTCTGCGAGCGGCAGACGCAGCCGGGCTTCACCCACTGGGGCTCCTACGCCGAGTACGTGGCGGTGCACCACGCCGAGGTCAACCTGGTCCGGCTCCCCGACGAGCTGGACTACCCGGCCGCGGCGGCGCTCGGCTGCCGCTTCGCCACGGCGTTCCGGGCCGTGGTCAGCCAGGGGCGGGTGGCCGCGGGCGAGTGGGTGGCGGTGCACGGCTGCGGCGGAGTGGGCCTGTCGGCCGTGATGATCGCGGCAGCGTGCGGCGCGCAGGTGGTGGCGGTCGACGTCGCCCCCGGCGCGCTGGAGCTCGCGAAGCGCTACGGGGCGACCGTCTGCCTGGACGGCAGCGCCCTCACCGGGCCCGGCGCGGTGGCCGCGGCCGTTCGAGAGGCGACCGGCGGGGGCGCCCACCTGTCCCTCGACGCGTTGGGCAGTCACGCCACCTGCACCGCGTCGATCGAGAGCCTGCGGCGGCGGGGACGGCACGTGCAGGTCGGCCTCCTCCCGCCCGCCCAGGGCCGCCCGACCCTGCCGATGGAACTGGTGATCGCGTTCGAGTTGGAGCTGCGCGGCAGCCACGGCATGGCGGCGCACGCGTATCCGGAACTGCTGCGGCTGGTCACCGCCGGGGTGCTGCGCCCCGCCGAGCTGATCACCCGCACCATCGGCCTCGCCGAGGCGCCCTCCGCGTTGGCCACGATGGACCGGCCCGGCGCCGGCGGGATGTGCCTCATCCGCCCGCGGTGA
- a CDS encoding amino acid ABC transporter ATP-binding protein, which yields MTTPQSRPAVEIRDLHKSFGPLEVLKGIDFEVGHGEVVCVIGPSGSGKSTLLRCVNLLEEPTAGKIWVNGTEMTDPDVEINSVRRGIGMVFQSFNLFPHLTVLDNLTVAQRKVLRRGRAEAERIARDNLARVGLTDKAGAFPAQLSGGQQQRVAIARSLSMDPKLMLFDEPTSALDPELVGDVLTVMRNLAEDGMTMMVVTHEMAFARDVADRVVFMDGGVVVEQGPPQEVLGAPRHERTRSFLSRVLDPTHVAQLGQPDQSAEPTVPPGLPADDRHQL from the coding sequence ATGACGACTCCCCAATCCCGGCCCGCCGTCGAGATCCGCGACCTGCACAAGTCCTTCGGGCCGCTGGAAGTGCTCAAGGGCATCGACTTCGAGGTCGGCCACGGCGAGGTGGTCTGCGTCATCGGTCCCTCCGGGTCCGGCAAGTCGACCCTGTTGCGGTGCGTCAACCTGCTGGAGGAGCCGACCGCCGGCAAGATCTGGGTGAACGGGACCGAGATGACCGACCCGGACGTCGAGATCAACTCGGTACGCCGCGGCATCGGCATGGTCTTCCAGTCGTTCAACCTCTTCCCGCACCTGACGGTGCTGGACAACCTCACCGTCGCCCAGCGCAAGGTGCTCCGGCGCGGCCGCGCCGAGGCCGAGCGGATCGCGCGGGACAACCTGGCGCGGGTCGGCCTGACCGACAAGGCCGGCGCGTTCCCGGCGCAGCTGTCCGGCGGGCAGCAGCAGCGGGTCGCGATCGCCCGATCGCTGTCGATGGACCCCAAGCTGATGCTCTTCGACGAGCCGACCTCCGCGCTCGACCCGGAACTGGTCGGCGACGTCCTCACCGTCATGCGCAACCTGGCCGAGGACGGCATGACCATGATGGTGGTGACCCACGAGATGGCGTTCGCCCGGGACGTCGCCGACCGGGTCGTCTTCATGGACGGCGGCGTCGTGGTGGAGCAGGGGCCGCCGCAGGAGGTGCTCGGCGCGCCCCGGCACGAGCGAACCCGCTCGTTCCTCTCCCGGGTCCTCGACCCGACCCATGTCGCGCAGCTCGGTCAGCCCGACCAGTCCGCCGAGCCGACCGTGCCGCCCGGCCTGCCGGCCGACGACCGCCACCAGCTCTGA
- a CDS encoding amino acid ABC transporter permease, giving the protein MKLRRRQRERLSLWLQYLAFVAVIAVVIFAADWGRLREAFFRVDIIESMFPTVITVALRNTILYTLGAFAFGLVFGTVLALMRLSRVAPYRWVATAYIELFRGLPALLVLFLVGYGIPIAFPEREIPGGVFGSIAIGLGLTASAYMAETIRAGIQAVPKGQMEAARTLGMSHFTAMRTIVIPQAFRIVIPPLTNELILLTKDSSLAYVLGVTAQTIEVTKFGRDTLNDRVNATPLLVAGLTYLIITLPLSQVVRRLELRYAKAR; this is encoded by the coding sequence GTGAAGCTGCGACGCCGCCAGCGAGAGCGGCTGTCCCTCTGGCTCCAGTACCTGGCCTTCGTCGCCGTCATCGCCGTGGTGATCTTCGCCGCGGACTGGGGCAGGCTGAGGGAAGCGTTCTTCCGCGTCGACATCATCGAGTCGATGTTCCCGACGGTCATCACCGTCGCGCTGCGCAACACCATCCTCTACACGCTGGGCGCCTTCGCCTTCGGCCTGGTGTTCGGCACCGTCCTCGCGCTGATGCGGCTGTCCCGGGTGGCGCCGTACCGCTGGGTGGCGACGGCGTACATCGAGCTGTTCCGGGGGCTGCCCGCGCTGCTGGTGCTCTTCCTCGTCGGGTACGGCATCCCCATCGCCTTCCCCGAGCGGGAGATCCCGGGCGGGGTGTTCGGGTCGATCGCCATCGGTCTCGGGCTGACCGCCTCGGCGTACATGGCCGAGACGATCCGGGCCGGCATCCAGGCCGTGCCGAAGGGGCAGATGGAGGCGGCCCGCACCCTCGGCATGTCGCACTTCACGGCGATGCGCACCATCGTCATCCCGCAGGCCTTCCGGATCGTGATCCCGCCGCTGACGAACGAGCTCATCCTGCTCACGAAGGACTCGTCGCTCGCCTACGTGCTCGGCGTGACCGCGCAGACCATCGAGGTCACCAAGTTCGGTCGGGACACCCTGAACGACCGGGTGAACGCCACCCCGCTCCTGGTGGCCGGCCTCACCTACCTGATCATCACCCTGCCCCTGTCCCAGGTGGTACGACGCCTCGAACTCCGCTACGCCAAGGCTCGGTGA
- a CDS encoding basic amino acid ABC transporter substrate-binding protein, with protein MTFHSAVRKAGLIVAIAALAASAGCAKKEEGEVQASGVKLIEKGKLTVCTHLPYAPFQSKDAGGKVIGFDVDVMDLVAKDLGVEQKIIDTPFEGIKSGQDLNTGKCDAAAAGMTITEERQKVMNFSDPYFDATQAMLVKTGKTYKSLDDLRGKKVGVQAATTGRDYAKKFEQEKGLQLVEFEDLAAEQQALSNGQIEAAINDLPVWTEYIKEHQGGFEVTAEFDTGEQYGFSVKKDGNPELLKKINEVLAKAKQDGTYDTIYEKWIGKKPSA; from the coding sequence GTGACTTTCCATAGCGCAGTCCGCAAGGCCGGACTCATCGTGGCGATCGCCGCCCTCGCGGCGAGCGCGGGGTGCGCCAAGAAGGAGGAGGGCGAGGTCCAGGCGAGCGGCGTCAAGCTCATCGAGAAGGGCAAGCTGACCGTCTGCACCCACCTGCCGTACGCCCCGTTCCAGTCCAAGGACGCCGGCGGCAAGGTGATCGGCTTCGACGTCGACGTCATGGACCTGGTCGCCAAGGACCTGGGCGTCGAGCAGAAGATCATCGACACCCCGTTCGAGGGCATCAAGTCCGGCCAGGACCTCAACACGGGCAAGTGCGACGCCGCGGCGGCCGGCATGACGATCACCGAAGAGCGCCAGAAGGTGATGAACTTCTCCGACCCCTACTTCGACGCGACCCAGGCCATGCTCGTCAAGACCGGCAAGACGTACAAGTCGCTCGACGACCTCCGGGGCAAGAAGGTCGGCGTCCAGGCCGCGACCACCGGCCGCGACTACGCCAAGAAGTTCGAGCAGGAGAAGGGCCTCCAGCTCGTCGAGTTCGAGGACCTCGCGGCCGAGCAGCAGGCGCTGTCCAACGGCCAGATCGAGGCCGCCATCAACGACCTGCCGGTCTGGACCGAGTACATCAAGGAGCACCAGGGCGGCTTCGAGGTGACGGCCGAGTTCGACACCGGCGAGCAGTACGGCTTCTCGGTGAAGAAGGACGGCAACCCGGAACTGCTCAAGAAGATCAACGAGGTGCTGGCCAAGGCCAAGCAGGACGGCACGTACGACACGATCTACGAGAAGTGGATCGGCAAGAAGCCGAGCGCCTGA
- a CDS encoding PPOX class F420-dependent oxidoreductase, whose product MSKPPLPEPAVVMLQKPNPAVIATLRPDGQPVSAATWYLWDDGRILVNMDEGRRRLSHLRNDPRVTLTVLDEQQWYTHVTIIGRVVELRDDEGLADIDRLSQQYTGRPYPRRERRRVSAWIEIDRWHGWGALKENNQIG is encoded by the coding sequence ATGTCGAAGCCGCCGCTTCCCGAACCTGCGGTCGTCATGCTGCAGAAGCCGAACCCCGCCGTCATCGCCACGCTCCGACCGGATGGTCAGCCGGTGTCCGCGGCCACCTGGTACCTGTGGGACGACGGCCGGATTCTGGTCAACATGGACGAGGGCCGCCGGCGGCTGAGCCATCTCCGCAACGACCCCCGGGTCACGCTGACGGTGCTGGACGAGCAGCAGTGGTACACCCACGTCACCATCATCGGGCGCGTCGTCGAGCTGCGCGACGACGAGGGCCTGGCGGACATCGACCGGCTTTCCCAGCAATACACCGGGCGGCCCTATCCGCGGCGGGAGCGGCGTCGCGTCAGCGCGTGGATCGAGATCGACCGCTGGCACGGTTGGGGCGCGCTCAAGGAGAACAACCAGATCGGCTGA
- a CDS encoding DinB family protein, with protein sequence MAEFIGADLRGARFERVDLRGAQFRAVDLAGARLRDVDLAGVVMRGVELADVDIHGEIQNLTINGVDIGPLVTAELDRRYPDRVKMRPTDPAGFREAWDILERLWDETLDRAGRLPAELLHESVDGEWSFIETLRHLAFATDSWIRRVILGDPAPWHPLDLPWDEMPDTPGIPRDRAARPPLDAVLELRRDRMSTVRHVIEGLTQESLKSHTEPVEAAGWPAPRSYPVRDCLLIILNEEWEHRCYAERDLAALAAS encoded by the coding sequence ATGGCTGAATTCATCGGCGCCGATCTGCGCGGCGCCCGATTCGAGCGGGTCGACCTCCGCGGTGCGCAGTTCCGCGCCGTCGACCTCGCCGGTGCCCGGCTTCGCGACGTCGATCTGGCCGGGGTGGTGATGCGCGGCGTCGAACTGGCCGACGTCGACATCCACGGCGAGATCCAGAACCTGACCATCAACGGCGTCGACATCGGTCCCCTGGTCACCGCTGAGCTGGACCGGCGGTATCCGGACCGGGTCAAGATGCGCCCGACCGACCCGGCCGGCTTCCGCGAGGCGTGGGACATCCTCGAGCGGCTCTGGGACGAGACCCTCGATCGAGCCGGCCGGCTGCCGGCCGAGCTGCTGCACGAGTCGGTCGACGGGGAGTGGTCGTTCATCGAGACGCTGCGGCACCTGGCGTTCGCCACCGACTCCTGGATCAGGCGGGTGATCCTCGGCGACCCGGCACCGTGGCACCCCTTGGACCTGCCGTGGGACGAGATGCCGGACACCCCGGGCATACCGCGCGACCGCGCCGCACGGCCCCCGCTCGACGCGGTGCTCGAACTGCGCCGCGACCGGATGTCCACCGTGCGCCACGTCATCGAGGGTCTGACCCAGGAGTCGCTGAAGAGCCACACCGAGCCGGTCGAGGCTGCCGGCTGGCCCGCGCCCCGCAGCTACCCGGTACGTGACTGCCTGTTGATCATCCTCAACGAGGAATGGGAGCACCGGTGCTACGCCGAGCGGGACCTGGCCGCCCTGGCAGCGTCGTAG
- a CDS encoding MBL fold metallo-hydrolase, which produces MRLTDSVRLHHDTCNVYLLVSGPDAIAIDFGSGAVLDHLADHGVERITDVLMTHHHRDQAQGLARAAGAGIRIWVPSTERDLFADVSTHWQMRGLDNNYDLRQDRFSLLEDVPVHGTVPEYRPTRFGGITVTALPTPGHTLGSVSYLAELDGKRMAFTGDLLHGPGKVWSVSALQWSYSGLEGAAASVLSLGLLADREPDLLLPSHGRPIAEPASAITETRHHLQALVDFRRDLPWDLDAWLRQPYEEISPHLLRNRTSFATSYALLSDSGAALLIDYGFDMITGLPSGSDRSSRRPWLASLDALKRRYGIDRIEVALPTHYHDDHVAGFGLLHEVEGTQVWAADLIAPILRDPLRYDLPCLWYDPLPVHRVITTGIPVQWHEYELTMYPLPGHTLYAVAIAFEVDGNRVVATGDQQDGGSPTGQRTETPNFQYRNRFRIDDFIDSALLYRRLSPDLMISGHWEPRRVDDAYLEMLLAKGEELARLHRALLPLDEVDFGAEGFGARIMPYRSAVSGGESLHLEVEVRNPFRRPCALRVDLVAPHGWRVSPGHREVKAGALGEKCVRFTVQPPPGVPRRRARVAANLTAGGRDFGQQAEALVDVR; this is translated from the coding sequence ATGCGCCTCACGGACAGCGTGCGCTTGCACCACGACACCTGCAACGTCTACCTGCTCGTCAGCGGCCCGGACGCCATCGCCATCGACTTCGGGTCGGGCGCCGTCCTCGACCACCTGGCCGACCACGGTGTCGAGCGCATCACGGACGTGCTGATGACCCACCATCACCGGGACCAGGCGCAGGGCCTGGCGCGGGCGGCCGGCGCCGGAATCCGGATCTGGGTGCCGTCGACGGAGCGGGACCTGTTCGCCGACGTCAGCACGCACTGGCAGATGCGCGGCCTCGACAACAACTACGACCTTCGGCAGGACCGGTTCTCGCTGCTGGAAGACGTACCGGTGCACGGCACCGTGCCGGAATACCGGCCCACCCGGTTCGGCGGGATCACCGTCACCGCGCTGCCCACGCCGGGACACACCCTGGGCTCGGTCAGCTACCTGGCGGAACTGGACGGCAAGCGGATGGCCTTCACCGGCGACCTGCTGCACGGCCCCGGAAAGGTCTGGTCGGTGTCGGCATTGCAGTGGAGTTACAGCGGACTGGAAGGGGCCGCCGCGTCGGTGCTGTCGCTCGGCCTGCTCGCCGACCGGGAGCCCGACCTGCTGCTGCCGTCCCACGGTCGGCCCATCGCCGAGCCGGCGTCGGCGATCACCGAGACCCGGCACCACCTCCAGGCGCTCGTGGACTTCCGGCGCGACCTGCCCTGGGACCTGGACGCGTGGCTGCGCCAGCCGTACGAGGAGATCAGCCCGCACCTGCTGCGCAACCGCACGTCCTTCGCGACGAGCTACGCGCTGCTCTCGGACTCCGGCGCCGCGCTGCTGATCGACTACGGCTTCGACATGATCACCGGCCTGCCCTCGGGCAGCGACCGGTCGTCGCGCCGGCCGTGGCTGGCGTCGCTGGACGCGCTCAAGCGCAGGTACGGGATCGATCGCATCGAGGTGGCCCTGCCCACCCACTACCACGACGACCACGTCGCCGGGTTCGGGCTGTTGCACGAGGTGGAGGGCACCCAGGTCTGGGCGGCGGACCTGATCGCCCCGATCCTGCGCGACCCGCTCCGGTACGACCTGCCGTGCCTCTGGTACGACCCGCTGCCCGTGCATCGGGTGATCACCACCGGCATCCCGGTGCAGTGGCACGAGTACGAGCTGACCATGTATCCGCTGCCGGGCCACACGCTGTACGCGGTGGCGATCGCGTTCGAGGTCGACGGCAACCGGGTGGTGGCCACCGGGGACCAGCAGGACGGCGGCTCGCCCACCGGGCAGCGCACCGAGACGCCCAACTTCCAGTACCGCAACCGGTTCCGCATCGACGACTTCATCGACTCGGCCCTGCTCTACCGGCGACTCTCCCCCGATCTCATGATCAGTGGCCACTGGGAGCCCCGCCGGGTCGACGACGCCTATCTGGAGATGCTGCTCGCCAAGGGCGAGGAGCTGGCCCGACTGCACCGGGCGCTCCTGCCGCTGGACGAGGTGGACTTCGGCGCGGAGGGGTTCGGCGCCCGGATCATGCCGTACCGCTCGGCGGTGAGCGGCGGCGAGAGCCTGCACCTGGAGGTGGAGGTGCGCAATCCGTTCCGGCGGCCCTGCGCCCTGCGGGTGGACCTGGTGGCGCCGCACGGGTGGCGGGTTTCGCCCGGGCACCGCGAGGTCAAGGCCGGGGCGCTCGGCGAGAAGTGCGTACGGTTCACCGTCCAGCCGCCGCCCGGCGTGCCGCGGCGGCGGGCCCGCGTGGCGGCCAACCTGACCGCGGGCGGCCGCGATTTCGGGCAGCAGGCCGAGGCCCTGGTGGACGTGCGATGA
- a CDS encoding alpha-amylase family protein — MTPEVEVDETGGHLEIRTPRYTARIDRRRLLADVTGADGGSWGRLRLLASVHALDGPDETVRVERVEHESHDGVVRVTVACTSSRWSDRTQVTEFHPEAITFRATVRGRGRVTTVHLLGGARLPQGMLPSGAAHRTVFSPNPDHPWRIARPAVEPAVISVNGEGGEPGVGRWLFTPAPTCFGLSRQPADDDRRLPAGPWLMVGLAAERRPFVEFGYDPTPGGFSLRCEYQGHTQVDGAFTTPTVLLLFGARDPYEGLGRYRDELVARGLTPPATPRPLAEHWRQPIFCGWGAQCALAADGGSAAPDLSRQALYDELLTTLAANDVVPGTVVVDDKWQAEYATCRADTGKWPDLAGFIAARHAEGQRVLLWWKAWDPEGAPDEACVRDPDGRPLAIDPESPLGRSVIEAAVAHMLGPGGLNADGLKVDFTGRTPSGTALRHAGPAWGFDLLHELLAVAYRAAKQVKPDSLIVTHTPDPGFLDVTDMVRLNDVLHLDHPEGRTPPPGVDGSAVVEQMTYRGRVVRAACPEMPVDTDGWCLPGQQDLVAYAAAAPALGVPALYYADRMDLERGPVVEATWSAIAAAWAAYRRAKGLVLPHRLQSYGAET, encoded by the coding sequence ATGACACCGGAGGTCGAGGTCGACGAGACCGGCGGACACCTGGAGATCCGCACCCCGCGGTACACGGCCCGGATCGATCGCCGGCGGCTGCTGGCGGACGTGACCGGGGCGGACGGCGGTTCGTGGGGACGGCTGCGCCTGCTCGCCTCCGTGCACGCCCTCGACGGACCCGACGAGACGGTGCGGGTGGAGCGGGTCGAGCACGAGTCCCACGACGGCGTCGTCCGGGTCACCGTCGCCTGCACCAGTTCCCGCTGGTCCGATCGCACCCAGGTGACGGAGTTCCACCCGGAGGCGATCACCTTCCGCGCGACCGTCCGCGGCCGGGGCCGCGTCACGACCGTGCACCTGCTCGGCGGCGCCCGCCTCCCGCAGGGCATGCTGCCCAGCGGCGCGGCGCACCGGACGGTCTTCTCGCCGAACCCCGACCACCCGTGGCGGATCGCCCGACCAGCGGTCGAACCGGCGGTGATCAGCGTCAATGGTGAGGGCGGCGAGCCCGGGGTGGGCCGCTGGTTGTTCACCCCCGCGCCGACCTGCTTCGGCTTGTCCCGCCAGCCGGCCGACGACGATCGGCGGCTGCCGGCCGGGCCGTGGCTGATGGTCGGGCTGGCGGCCGAACGGCGCCCCTTCGTGGAGTTCGGGTACGACCCCACGCCGGGCGGGTTCAGCCTGCGCTGTGAATACCAGGGACACACCCAGGTCGACGGTGCCTTCACCACGCCGACCGTGCTGCTGCTGTTCGGCGCGCGGGACCCGTACGAGGGGCTGGGCCGCTACCGGGACGAGTTGGTGGCGCGCGGCCTGACGCCGCCGGCCACCCCACGGCCGCTCGCCGAGCACTGGCGCCAGCCGATCTTCTGCGGCTGGGGGGCCCAGTGTGCCCTGGCAGCCGACGGTGGTTCCGCCGCTCCGGACCTGTCCCGGCAGGCGCTGTACGACGAACTCCTCACGACGCTGGCGGCCAACGACGTCGTACCGGGCACGGTCGTCGTGGACGACAAGTGGCAGGCGGAGTACGCCACCTGCCGGGCCGACACCGGAAAGTGGCCGGATCTGGCGGGGTTCATCGCGGCCCGGCACGCCGAGGGGCAGCGGGTGCTGCTCTGGTGGAAGGCGTGGGATCCGGAGGGCGCGCCCGACGAGGCGTGCGTCCGCGATCCCGACGGCAGGCCCCTGGCGATCGATCCGGAGAGCCCGCTGGGCCGGTCGGTCATCGAGGCGGCGGTGGCCCACATGCTGGGGCCGGGCGGGCTGAACGCGGACGGGCTGAAGGTCGACTTCACGGGCCGCACGCCGTCCGGCACCGCCCTTCGGCACGCCGGCCCCGCCTGGGGCTTCGACCTGTTGCACGAACTGCTGGCGGTCGCCTACCGGGCGGCGAAACAGGTGAAGCCGGACTCCCTGATCGTCACGCACACACCCGATCCCGGCTTCCTCGACGTCACCGACATGGTCCGGCTCAACGACGTGCTGCACCTCGACCATCCGGAGGGGCGGACGCCACCGCCCGGGGTGGACGGTTCGGCGGTGGTGGAGCAGATGACCTACCGGGGGCGGGTGGTGCGGGCGGCCTGCCCGGAGATGCCGGTGGACACCGACGGCTGGTGCCTGCCGGGACAGCAGGATCTCGTCGCGTACGCCGCGGCCGCGCCGGCGCTGGGCGTGCCGGCGCTGTACTACGCCGACCGGATGGATCTGGAGCGTGGGCCGGTGGTCGAGGCGACCTGGTCGGCCATCGCGGCCGCCTGGGCGGCCTACCGCCGCGCCAAAGGGCTGGTGTTGCCGCATAGACTGCAGTCTTATGGTGCGGAAACGTGA
- a CDS encoding LacI family DNA-binding transcriptional regulator: protein MVRKREGGGGEGRTTAPAPRRRPTIQDLARAAGISPSTASRALSGNGYVSAEVRARVLAAAEEIGYVPDSIARSLRSRTSRAVGVLISDIRNPFYASLAAGIEERLRSAGYHVIVVNNDGEADAEVEGARTFLALRVSAAIVTPVSDRAVRMLMSDGVPVVQADRLVDGLSSDAVLVDNVQGAQEITSHLVALGHTTIALLIDETDWTSGAGRLAGYRAALRAAGIPMDPGLVVPTRFQPDAARDAVNALLDRRPDVTALFAANNLLAEGAFQALRLRGLRVPEDLSLVAFDDVPWMSMVSPGITTVDQHTDELGRTCAQLVVDRIAGSQPGEATVRYIEPSVVVRGSTAAPGQPSGPLARAGSTEADSAAG, encoded by the coding sequence ATGGTGCGGAAACGTGAGGGTGGCGGCGGCGAGGGGCGCACGACGGCTCCCGCGCCCCGGCGCCGCCCCACGATCCAGGATCTGGCCCGCGCCGCCGGCATCTCGCCCTCCACCGCATCCCGGGCCCTCAGCGGCAACGGCTACGTGTCGGCGGAGGTGCGCGCCCGGGTGCTCGCGGCCGCCGAGGAGATCGGCTACGTCCCGGACAGCATCGCCCGGTCGTTGCGCAGCCGCACCAGTCGCGCGGTGGGCGTACTGATCTCCGACATCCGTAACCCCTTCTACGCCAGCCTCGCGGCCGGCATCGAGGAGCGACTGCGCTCGGCGGGCTACCACGTGATCGTGGTCAACAACGACGGCGAGGCGGACGCCGAGGTCGAGGGGGCCCGCACATTCCTGGCGCTCCGGGTGTCGGCGGCGATCGTCACGCCGGTCTCCGACCGGGCGGTACGGATGCTGATGAGCGACGGTGTTCCGGTGGTGCAGGCCGACCGGCTGGTGGACGGCCTGAGCTCGGATGCCGTGCTGGTCGACAACGTCCAGGGGGCACAGGAGATCACCAGTCACCTCGTCGCGCTCGGTCACACGACGATCGCGCTGCTCATCGACGAGACCGACTGGACCTCCGGCGCCGGCCGCCTCGCCGGATACCGCGCCGCGCTGCGCGCCGCCGGCATTCCGATGGATCCCGGCCTGGTGGTGCCGACGCGGTTCCAGCCCGATGCGGCGCGCGACGCCGTCAACGCCCTGCTGGACCGGCGCCCCGACGTCACCGCCCTGTTCGCCGCGAACAACCTGCTGGCCGAGGGGGCGTTCCAGGCGCTGCGGCTGCGCGGGCTGCGGGTGCCGGAGGACCTCTCGCTGGTGGCCTTCGACGACGTGCCGTGGATGTCGATGGTGTCGCCCGGGATCACCACTGTGGACCAGCACACCGACGAACTCGGGCGCACCTGTGCGCAGCTGGTCGTGGACCGGATCGCCGGGTCCCAGCCCGGCGAGGCGACGGTCCGATACATCGAGCCGTCGGTGGTCGTCCGCGGCTCCACGGCGGCGCCGGGTCAGCCGTCCGGACCCCTCGCGCGCGCAGGGTCCACAGAGGCCGATTCCGCCGCCGGCTGA